TGCCACTCCATCCTATCTAATCCAAGCAGATTAACAGGCACGATCTCAGAGGTTAttgcaatatcatttttttttaaatggatattAATGTGGTTGATTTTGAATAATTTAATTGCACAAACGGAAAAGTAGACCTTAGGTATTTTGTGCTGGAAGAACACCCTTTGCCCCCTACGTTATCAAGGAGTTTGCCACCATTTGCCATATATAACTTCGAATGGGATATCGTTGAAATTTTATTATAGTTCTCTAGAACCTCTTAACTTAAACCCATCaacttcctttattttaaatcttcCTTTCGTTAGAGAAATACCATACGTTATcgtttgattattatttttttaattgatgataagaaatttttgtattattttgcaAATTATTTGATGACAACACATTAAAAGATGATGGCATAATGATGATAATTAAAAAGACGATAAATAATGGAAAATAAATCAGGAGATCGATCTTGAATTTGTTCGCCTGATGCTTGTGGTTATCTTATTAAGTTAGAAAGTCGGACACCGAAACGTAGGACACAGACATTGACCTGCATTTCCCACGTGCTCTGTCCATGAAACactgcacatatatatatatatatatatatatatatatatatatatatatatatatatatatatatatatatatatatatatatatatatatttatatatattagataaggGTGGATATTGACCCACTTGGGGTTAGTCCAGCTAATTTTTAGAAGGCAGATCTGTTACTTCTAACTTAGGATCCCAAGATTCTAAGCAATGCGTGCTTGATGCTAATCTGTTTTAATTTAACCGACCAGATGCAAATGGAATAGCGCTAATTTTTTTGGGACCATTAATTATTTCTGATTATTAATGCACGTTACgtaattaaatctatttacaacATGTTACAACAATCTCTATATAAGCTTCAAAACCCATGTCACTTCCTCCACCAATTAAGTTTTTTGAGTTTGACATCGTTCTCATCACATTTGCCATCAACTCGCAACTGCAATGGCCGGCCTAGGCCTTTCTTTGCTGCTCAAGCTTTTCTGCAGTCTCCTTTTCCTATCAACCATGGCAAAACCAGCCTTTGCAAGACTTTCCAGATCAAGGGCTTACATCGAGGCTTCGTGCCGCACCACCCGGTACCCCGCTCTCTGTATCAAATACCTCTCTAGCTATGCCAACACTACTAGCATACAAAGTCCAGAGCAATTGGCACACCTTGCCTTGTCTGTGAGCATTTACCGTGCTTTGTACACAAGGAATTATGTGTTAAAAGTGGCTAAGGAACTCGAGGCAAGCAAGGTCAGGGGATACCAAGTTGTGAAAGATTGCCTGGCTGAAATCAATGATAGTATAGAGCAACTTAGCCAGTCTATTAAAGAACTTCATCACCTGGGACTTGAACCTGTTGGAGATGACTTCTTTTGGCACATTAATAATGTGGAGACATGGGTCAGTGCTGCCCTGACCGATGCAAGCACTTGTTTGGACGAGTTTCCTGTGGGCAAGATGAGTAAGTTGAAGGCCACGATTAAGGGAAAGGTTCTGAATGTCGCGCAAGCCACTAGCAATGCACTAGCCTTATTTCATCGATATGCTACCAAGTATAGAGCAACTCGTGCCACCAAGAAACCCTAAGGACTTTTGAGATTGTATGCAAGCTGCAGGAACATTTTGTTTCGACCAATCTTGTTTTATGCTGGACTTAAATTGTTCTTGTGATGTAGTTTTATGAATATAGTCGATCAAAGGCATGTGAATATGAAGTTTTGTTTCTTGTCCAAGTTTTTGTGCTTGTTCTAATTATGTATATACTTGTGCCGGGGGATCTCATGAAACTTTAgagataatctaatgtgatgTCAAACTTTAGAGGTCCCTCGCTTGAGGCGACAGCCGAAAAGATAGGTGAGAGAATGAGGTACTCAAAATTACAGAACGGATTTAAAGGCTCGTGGATATAACTCCAGATGGTTGAGTTCCTCATAAGCCTGCCCAAACGTCATTTGACCACCCGCAAGTTATTGACAACAACGGAAACTCAGTATTAGGTATTAATGTAgatgtttatttatatttccATTGTTGTGACCAAGACTTTCGGTTTAAGCCCTCTTATCCCATGACTTCAAACTCTAAACGCTAccaatcaacatatatatatatatatatataatagctggAATCACTTCAAGAAGCTTGCATGTATTAGCcaagagtaatattagatacagtctTAATGTGCGTAAGTGttgcatattatattttaaaataagtgaagtccatcattaaaaaaaaatgtattttccaTATAGATCTCAAATTTAATAAGTAATAGTTTGTGCATATAATTGACGAAAAATACTATTGTTATCTTTTTAATTAcaatattcttaacatatttTGATGTGGCATCTACCTTAATTGATAAGATATATTGATTAATTTTGGATACTATATTCGTGTCAAATAtaatgaattattctattttcaagtcAGCATGTAAAGTACACAATCAacatcattaaaatattaaatttgatttattggttttaaattttaaaatttatttttcaaatcaaattttatcatATAAATACTTTATTAAATAGGTTATGAAAAccgacttataaatataatttttcgaGTATAATTAGTGCTAATTTTGGACTATGCTTACAAATCCTGTATTCTAGAATATAAGGTGGATGAAATTTGTAGGTGggatttcttgaaaaaataaactttgtCGGTGGGATGTGTCACAAGAAAACAATTCGGGAGGTGTAATCTCAAATAGCTTACATCCCAGTGCCCAAACGGCAAAATTTAGTAAAAAGAGCGAAAACAGAATGGCATTCCGGAGAATATCGGGAAAGGCGATCCGTTTTCTACTCCACGACCCAACGCCTATATATAAAAACTCTCAGAATAAAGATCTCACTTCAAAAAAGTTCAGTACAGTGTACTCTctctagattttttcttattccTCTCCGATCAGATATGAACTGTCTTCAGAATCTTTCAAGGTCTGCTTAAAGCCTTAAACATTTCCTTCATCCTCTGATTCTGTCTTTTTTTCTTAGAAGTTTTCAACATATCTCTTATcagttattttcttaaaaatttctgttattttcttcttttccaatttCAGATCCTCTGCCTTGCCTTTGCAAAGCTTCAAAGGACATCGGAGAAAGACTCCCTGCTCTGTCAACACACCGGTACACTCATATTCTACCAACTACGTGTgttgccaatatatatatacacacgtgcgtgtgtgtgtatatatatgcataaatccatatttattagtaaaattGTATTCATGCATGCGCCTATGTACTCATGGCAAATTTCATGCTTTAATGCAGGGAGTGATGAGTAGTGCTGGTCTACAACGAAGTATGGCGGTCAAGGTAACTTCAGAATATATTTCCTGGTTTGGTTTTGTAACAGTTCTcagtttctcttttttatttttatttttttgttttggttagATTCGATTTATTGGTTGTACTTTTActgtttacattttttttttccttggtttGATATATGTATGATGTTGTCAAGTGTTTAGAtcgttaattttcttttctgaaaTATCTTGGGGATCTTTGATTTGGTCGAGTATTGCTTTGTCTGCTTCTGGAAACACGTTCTTATATGATAAAGATAGAGTAGTACACTATCTTTGGGTCAAAAACCAACAAACAAAACCACCaccaaaaaaaatgaaggatgGGACGAGCGATccattttgcattttttggcCTATATAACTTGGGACATAGTTCTCTGTTATATGGTGCATAAAAGGGGTTGCTGCTTATGTAGGTTTCTTCGTTAGTAGTTAGGGGGACGATGTGTTCTTTAGATGGAAATTAGTTTCCACTTTGTACTGTAGAAATCCATATTTTGAGATACCCTATTGTCCTATCAGATCAACTATCATGCATCACAAATTGCTAGgatatttgtggcttgtgcaaggaaaataatgaaaaccTCATGTGACACAATCATGAACTGATGGTGCTGTCTCAATTGTACCAGATAGTTGCTGTGAGCATGACTTATGGTTTTTGAGACCATAATTTGCTTTCCAGTGAGAAGTGATGATTTTGATATTTCAGTCACCATGCTGCTTGATtgcattcatgcttttcatGGAGAAGAACATTGACATCTTTTTTTGTAGGCAATATCGGGTCCCACGTCCAGTGCTGAGACAAGTGGTGCTGATGTAAAGGAGGAAAAGTCAGACACATATAGTAACAATATGACAGAAGCTATGGGTGCTGGTAAGTTCAGTTTGGCTGTTTTTCTAGCTTCACGAGACAATTTGGTCAAAGTATATTGTCTTTACACATTAAAGGTTGCTTATTGATTTGCATAAAAGAAGTTTTGGGCTATGGGTGCTGAAAAGTTATATTATCCTCATGTTGTGTTAATTGTTAAGATATTGTGGCAACCTCTatgggttggctcaagtggtgcaagccttggtcttggtggtatgctttCTACAAGTCTaagcaaacaatttctaggggctaTCAAATTGGTGGTTCCCCTTGAATTTCCCGAGTTGCACTTGCGGGAAAGTCCTTTCCAAAGGCCTATGCACCACTGGGATTAGTCAAGATTTTGTTTCAGACACCTGAtcctaataaaaaaagaagatactCTGGCAGTCTAGGTGCCAGTGATTTTCTTGGCTAATCTGTATATTTGCCTAATTTTGGCAttcctgctctctctctctctctctctctctctctctctctctctctctctctctctctctctctctctctctcttagagtCTCCCTAGTTGTATCTCATTATTCCCTTCTAACAAAGTCAGCTACAGTCTTGACCTACAGGCATGAACTAGGAATGAACTACAACTTCATTCGTCCAGATTTGATTGTGGGATCATGCCTACAGGtgatccttttttttaaaaaaagtttaataatgtGAATAATTCTACGTTTTTAAATAAACCATATGATTTTTGCTTCTTGCCACTGATAATTTCCAGACTCCCAAAGATGTAGACAAACTTCGTGGTATTGGAGTGAAAACTATTTTTTGCTTGCAGCAAGATTCAGACTTGGAGTATCCAAACAAATTTTCTTGTTAAGGTTCCATTGGAGGTTATAATTGCTTTCTTGTCTATGTTTTACATGAAATATTAATTGCTAAATTGGTTACGATGGAGTGTGCGAGATAGCTACTGGCATGTTTGATTGAGCAAGATAACATACTTCAAATTCCTTCACCAGTGCATCCAGATATTTTGGGGTTGACATTACTGCCATACATGAGTATACTAAAACATATGATGACATTGAACACCTGCGTGCTGAGATAAGGTTAGTTGTTTTGAGTGGTGGATATACCCATCAAAGTTGATGGTACTTGTgctgatattttaatttcttattctGAAAGATGGTTACTTTGTCAACACTTTTATCCAGCCATTTCTTTGTTGTATAGCAGTTTCAGCATTATAGAAGAGCTACAGTGGCACATCATCTAAACTTTCTCATACAAACGTGTTTTTTCTAGCTCAAAATTTTTGTTATGGTTGATCTGCTCGAAATATTTATTGTGCAATGTGTCTGCTCGGTGCTAAAATCTCTTTATGAGAAAAATTGGTTTGATCTTTATTTATACCGTGTATGTGCACATAGCAATTATTGCTTCTTTCAGTGCTTTGTGTACATGTCGTAGATGTGCATGTGAGCACATGCCATTCTTTACTTTGTACTGTGCCCTAATGTTTGATGTAGCAGGGACTTTGATTCATTTGATTTACGGAAACGGGTTCCAGCTGTTGTTAGCAAATTATACAAGGCCATAAACCGAAATGGAGGTGTGACATATATACATTGCACTGCTGGACTTGGAAGAGCTCCTTCAGTTGTGGTATGCATGTCAGTTTCATTCCTTAAATGTGATTTCATTCTGACCGGCCATTCTTATTTTAGCTCTAATCTCGGGCATCTTCTGGAACTATTGTGGATGTTAAGTGGTGTTTGTAATGTTTAATTTTCCCCCTGGTAAAAAGctagcgatttaaccagttccgtgtagggaaacttctgagggtgcggtgcacgagaccggggtttattctgcaAGGGTGAGTCCAAAGGGCCctaccttggagaggttccccgacatcaaaaaaaaaaaaaaaaaaaagtttgtaatgtttaattttaaatactcATCATCACATTCATGAAGGGCTACCCATATTATCTCTACATCTGTACTGATCCATGATTGatttttcattcttattgttctgaagattttgttttgaatttcagtTGGCATACATGTTCTGGGTTCAGGGCTATAGATTTCGTGAAGCTCACAAATTGCTGCTGGTAAACACTTCTttgtttaatgttttttttttttttttgataaatttcaaaattataattataaggtAGATCAGAATCCTTTCATGCAATATATAGTACTCTTCTttgtttaatgtattttaaaactGTTTTGTATCTTCTCATTATCGACTATTCTGCACACTTGTATGTACTATGTCAAGAATATAGCAAACATCCAGTTAATAAGTTTTAATTGCGGACTTCCATAGGCATGACAGGAAGTGAGTGCATATTAGATTTCTTAAACAAGCTCATTAAATCTTGAGTTGGTGAAATTTTTATTGAGGTATTGCTGTTGTTAACTATAATAATTATCCGTAAATTATTAAAGATTATGATAAAAGAGGCCAATGAATGCCTTGATAGCCTCAAATCTTCACCATGTTTCGAAATATCTCATTGTTTCTGGCTTTCAGAGCAAACGGTCATGCTTCCCAAAACTGGATGCTGTAAAAAATGCGGCTGCTGATATTGTGAGTCATATCTCCCTTCTCATATATTACTGGGTGCAGTAGTGGCCTTAAATCTGATTCTGGTATCTGAACTTTTTGACTTATTATCATCCTTATCGAACATGGTCATTGGGAAAATTTCAAGTTGGATTCCCACTTGATacagttttatttttcagtgCTGGCCAAATAAACATAAATCATAAAGTAGATTATGCACTATTcactagaattttatttaataaaatttgctCAAACCTTTCCTTGTTTTCCAAATATTCACTGGAAATATGTGTATCATATTgtgtatttgttttaaaatgagattagaATTGAAATTAGTTGAATGTAGCAAGTTTAAATCCTGATGATAGTGCTGTCTTTGGAGTGATAACTGGTTTTCTGTAGTTTATTCTGATGTTACCAATATTTACATAGATGAGCGGCATTTGGTTGTTCTAATGCTTCTTTAATACTAGTCATTGATTGAGTACACTGGGGTGATGTAGGTATGCAGCAGAGGTTTTAAATTTATGAATGAAAACAATTTGTCTGTTTCTTCAGTAGTGCCATTCCTTTTTTTCCCCAAGTgccataatttaaaatattatttcggTAATTTGATTTCTTGTGTGATGctcaatgtcattttttttcccttttcttttctgaatGTGTGATGTTTAATTACATGCTCATTCATCATAAAAGCTTACAGGCCTCAGGAAGAAGGCTGTCACTAtaacatggaaagattttaattGCTCAACGGTGGAAATATCTGGACTTGATATTGGATGGGGTCAGGTAATGATCATCTACATGCTATCAGCTTTCTGACTTATGACAATTTCTTGTGGATGCTTGattaaagcattaaaaaaagGGTTGCGTGGCTTGTGTAAAATATGGAAATTCTTGAGCTTGTTTTGATCTCTGAGTGTCTTGTATGTGGATGTCACTCTTTTAAGAACTTTTgccttaagaaaatatttcctCTTCATGTATGGGCAACTAGTAAAGCTACTCTGTTGTAGCAACATTCAAATtcgtttattttgttttgtctaGCCAATGTTAAGGACAAATGGAGAAAGGTTTTCTAGCAAGTCCTGAGGGTGTGGATTGGCATAACAGGACTATGTTTTCATGCTTTGTTTTCTACCATTAGAGTCATGATATATTTCATGTTAAAGCTTGTAGGGTTATGATTTCATGCTTCCTTTTTGAACAAATCCTTTTGTCTTGTGAACCTTTTGCAGAGATTGCCTTTACAATTTGATGGGCAACAGGGTTTTTGGAATCTCAGGAGGGAATTGCCGGTAAGTGTATTTCATGATAGgccttatattttttcttataaaggTGAAAACTTACAATTCTTTCTCTGTCTGTTGGCTTATTCTTGAatcaaatttcttgtgttaGCAAGTGTTATGCAACCAACCATGTACATGTTTTTAACTCAAGAATCAAGAGCTATGGAAATGATTCTATTATGATATTGAAAGTTGTGCTCAAGAAATGCACCTAGAATTATCCTCGGTTGCACCAGTTGAACCTCGTCTCAAGATGTTGTATTTTGCAGGAACATATGTTAGGCTGCCTTTCTTTGAAGTAGATTGTGTAAAATTTGGATCTTCTTCTTTATACATCCACATTTATCACGAACACAAAATTGCTCGGGATCCTTTCTGGATAATCTAACTTGGATTTGctcaattttttaacatttgctTCAACAGGAAGGACGCTACGAGTACAAGTACGTTGTTGATGGTCAATGGACATGCAGTAAGAATGAGCTTTTAACCTCTGTCAACCAAGATGGACATATCAACAATTACGTGGAAGTAAGTACCAAATTTCTAGCCATGATACCCataaaaaaagggagaaaatgTTATCTAACTCGCCCTGGAGAATGAGCTTTTGCATCCTATGAATTGTTTGTATGTTTTCGTTGAAGGGGTTATTCGAAGTGGTCtgcaaatgaaaacaaagtGATCTTTGGACGGAGACTCCATTCCCAAATTCATCcatgattaattttattcatgTAAAGCTAGTGTATTATTTACTCAATTGgtgatctcattttttttctcctttgcaGGTGGTTGATGATAATCCAGAGAGTGTTAGGGGGGAGCTGAGAAAGAGGTTGACCGGTGATGATCCTGATCTCACAAAGGATGAACGACTGAAAATAAGACAGTTTCTTGAAGCTTTTTCTGATGATCTGCAGTAAATGGTGAAGGCAGTTTCAAGCCGTATAGTGTCACCAATAATAGCACGAAGTCCTCCTGCGCCCACCATAAAATTAGGagtgagaagaaaataaaaagtactTCCATAGAACAAAATAAAGTGAGAAGCCTTATAGAAAGTACTGTTTGGTGTTTGGGTGGGAAGCTGTTAAGATGTA
This genomic interval from Carya illinoinensis cultivar Pawnee chromosome 2, C.illinoinensisPawnee_v1, whole genome shotgun sequence contains the following:
- the LOC122295512 gene encoding pectinesterase inhibitor 9-like, which produces MAGLGLSLLLKLFCSLLFLSTMAKPAFARLSRSRAYIEASCRTTRYPALCIKYLSSYANTTSIQSPEQLAHLALSVSIYRALYTRNYVLKVAKELEASKVRGYQVVKDCLAEINDSIEQLSQSIKELHHLGLEPVGDDFFWHINNVETWVSAALTDASTCLDEFPVGKMSKLKATIKGKVLNVAQATSNALALFHRYATKYRATRATKKP
- the LOC122301254 gene encoding phosphoglucan phosphatase DSP4, amyloplastic-like isoform X1, which codes for MNCLQNLSRSSALPLQSFKGHRRKTPCSVNTPGVMSSAGLQRSMAVKAISGPTSSAETSGADVKEEKSDTYSNNMTEAMGAVLTYRHELGMNYNFIRPDLIVGSCLQTPKDVDKLRGIGVKTIFCLQQDSDLEYFGVDITAIHEYTKTYDDIEHLRAEIRDFDSFDLRKRVPAVVSKLYKAINRNGGVTYIHCTAGLGRAPSVVVCMETSEGAVHETGVYSARLAYMFWVQGYRFREAHKLLLSKRSCFPKLDAVKNAAADILTGLRKKAVTITWKDFNCSTVEISGLDIGWGQRLPLQFDGQQGFWNLRRELPEGRYEYKYVVDGQWTCSKNELLTSVNQDGHINNYVEVVDDNPESVRGELRKRLTGDDPDLTKDERLKIRQFLEAFSDDLQ
- the LOC122301254 gene encoding phosphoglucan phosphatase DSP4, amyloplastic-like isoform X2, with product MNCLQNLSRSSALPLQSFKGHRRKTPCSVNTPGVMSSAGLQRSMAVKAISGPTSSAETSGADVKEEKSDTYSNNMTEAMGAVLTYRHELGMNYNFIRPDLIVGSCLQTPKDVDKLRGIGVKTIFCLQQDSDLEYFGVDITAIHEYTKTYDDIEHLRAEIRDFDSFDLRKRVPAVVSKLYKAINRNGGVTYIHCTAGLGRAPSVVLAYMFWVQGYRFREAHKLLLSKRSCFPKLDAVKNAAADILTGLRKKAVTITWKDFNCSTVEISGLDIGWGQRLPLQFDGQQGFWNLRRELPEGRYEYKYVVDGQWTCSKNELLTSVNQDGHINNYVEVVDDNPESVRGELRKRLTGDDPDLTKDERLKIRQFLEAFSDDLQ